One Janthinobacterium sp. TB1-E2 genomic region harbors:
- a CDS encoding methyl-accepting chemotaxis protein, whose translation MRQNLPVTNREVLVLDDQAIVSKTDMNGNIVYVNPYFSQVSGFSEAELLGSPQNIVRHPDMPAEAFADLWASVQAGTPWTGLVKNRCKNGDFYWVRANVTPIREAGKTIGYMSVRVKADKDQVKAAEEAYAAIRNKEGGNIVIKHGQIVRPGLAHLLHNLTHMSLNLRIWAATSIVNCLQLLVCVISLFASGGKITNYAIFGATLFGFLINVFLWYTLRMSVLKPLGKALNGARAIAAGDLSGSFETDSTDEMGQLLRALQQMNSNLIATIRDVRINVETMAVATKQIAVGNMDLSGRTESQAASLEETASSIEEFSSTVKQNADNSVQANELAVAASKVAVQGGEIVSEVITTMDDINTSSKKIVDIIGLIEGIAFQTNILALNAAVEAARAGEQGRGFAVVAGEVRNLAQRSSVAAKDIKQLIEISVGKVGAGMLQVNRAGATMEQVVSSVKQVTAIMQEISIASREQSIGVDQVNQAIAHMDQVTQQNAALVEEAAAAATRLAEEAASLSQAVSLFNFGKMPPPRRVAMPGGKGGAANAGKPTAMKRLAA comes from the coding sequence ATGCGACAAAATTTGCCAGTGACTAACCGTGAAGTCCTCGTCCTGGACGATCAGGCCATCGTGTCGAAAACGGATATGAACGGCAATATCGTGTATGTGAATCCGTACTTCAGCCAGGTCAGCGGCTTCAGCGAGGCCGAGCTGCTCGGTTCACCCCAGAACATCGTGCGCCACCCGGACATGCCGGCCGAAGCGTTCGCCGACCTGTGGGCCTCGGTCCAGGCCGGCACGCCGTGGACGGGCCTGGTCAAGAACCGCTGCAAGAACGGCGACTTTTACTGGGTGCGCGCCAACGTCACGCCGATCCGCGAAGCGGGCAAGACCATCGGCTACATGTCCGTGCGCGTCAAGGCGGACAAAGATCAGGTGAAAGCGGCCGAGGAAGCCTATGCGGCCATCCGCAACAAGGAAGGCGGCAACATCGTCATCAAGCACGGCCAGATCGTGCGCCCGGGCCTCGCGCACCTGCTGCACAACCTGACGCACATGTCGCTCAACCTGCGCATCTGGGCCGCCACCTCCATCGTCAACTGCCTGCAGCTGCTGGTGTGCGTCATCAGCCTGTTCGCCAGCGGCGGCAAGATCACCAATTACGCCATCTTCGGCGCCACCCTGTTCGGTTTCCTGATCAACGTTTTCCTCTGGTACACCTTGCGCATGTCCGTGCTCAAGCCGCTGGGCAAGGCCCTGAACGGCGCACGGGCGATTGCCGCCGGCGACCTGTCGGGCAGTTTCGAAACGGACAGCACGGATGAAATGGGGCAATTGCTGCGCGCGCTGCAACAGATGAACAGCAACCTGATCGCCACCATCCGCGACGTGCGCATCAACGTGGAAACCATGGCCGTGGCCACCAAGCAAATTGCCGTCGGCAATATGGATTTGTCGGGCCGCACGGAATCGCAGGCGGCCAGCCTGGAAGAGACGGCTTCGAGCATCGAAGAATTCTCGTCGACCGTGAAACAGAACGCGGACAACTCCGTGCAGGCGAACGAGCTGGCCGTGGCTGCCTCGAAAGTGGCCGTGCAGGGCGGCGAGATCGTCTCCGAAGTGATCACCACCATGGACGACATCAATACCTCGTCGAAGAAAATCGTCGACATCATCGGCCTGATCGAAGGCATCGCCTTCCAGACCAACATCCTGGCCCTGAACGCGGCCGTGGAAGCGGCGCGTGCCGGCGAGCAGGGCAGGGGCTTTGCCGTCGTGGCGGGCGAAGTGCGCAACCTGGCGCAGCGCTCGTCCGTGGCGGCCAAGGACATCAAGCAACTGATTGAAATTTCCGTCGGCAAGGTGGGCGCCGGCATGCTGCAGGTGAACCGCGCCGGCGCCACCATGGAGCAGGTGGTCAGCTCCGTCAAGCAGGTGACGGCCATCATGCAGGAAATCTCGATCGCCTCGCGCGAACAGAGCATCGGCGTCGACCAGGTCAACCAGGCCATCGCCCACATGGACCAGGTGACGCAGCAGAACGCGGCCCTGGTGGAAGAAGCGGCCGCGGCGGCCACGCGCCTGGCGGAAGAAGCGGCCAGCCTGTCGCAAGCCGTGAGCCTGTTCAATTTCGGCAAGATGCCGCCACCGCGCCGCGTCGCCATGCCCGGCGGCAAGGGCGGCGCCGCGAACGCCGGCAAGCCCACCGCCATGAAACGCCTGGCCGCCTAA